One part of the Lotus japonicus ecotype B-129 chromosome 2, LjGifu_v1.2 genome encodes these proteins:
- the LOC130736756 gene encoding UDP-glycosyltransferase 708D1-like has translation MAMNEAKLLSSEAMVVHLAFLPSAGLGHLNPCLRTAELFLRHGCRVTLITPKPTVSTAESNLIALFCSAFPSHQLTQLDLNLSPLDPTQVNTTDPFWLQFEAIRRSVHLLPPILSSLSPPLSAFIHDVTLISPLLPVTGTLCFPTYICFTSSARMLAFFAHLSVLAARSPGAKPCSFIGDAVEIPGIAPIARSSVPPLLLEPDSLFERIFMEDSPNLTKLSGIFINSFEELEEDALAALNDGRVVPGLPPVVALGPSVPCKFEKASSSKNCSGSIMKWLDEQSAESVVYVCFGNKTETRKEQIKGIANGLIECGYKFLWVVKLKKVDKEEEEELEGVLGNELMRKVEEKGIVVKTWVDQMEIVGHPAVGGFVTHGGWNSLVEAVWHGVPILSWPHNGDQKICSEVVQMCGVGIWAEEWGWGSLETVVNGEEIAKAIKEMMSNVSLRIKAKEMKDAARKAAGIGGSCEVKIKRQIEEWTVEEGS, from the exons ATGGCGATGAACGAAGCGAAG CTTCTGAGCTCTGAAGCCATGGTTGTCCATTTGGCTTTCCTTCCAAGTGCTGGCTTAGGCCACCTCAACCCATGTCTCAGAACAGCCGAGCTCTTCCTCCGCCACGGCTGCAGAGTCACACTCATCACCCCTAAACCCACCGTCTCCACCGCCGAGTCAAACCTCATTGCTCTGTTCTGCTCTGCTTTCCCCTCACACCAACTCACCCAACTAGACCTCAACCTCAGCCCTCTTGACCCAACCCAAGTCAACACCACCGACCCTTTCTGGCTCCAGTTCGAAGCCATTCGCCGCTCCGTTCACCTCCTTCCACCCATCCTCTCCTCACTCTCTCCGCCTCTCTCCGCCTTCATCCACGACGTTACATTGATTTCGCCGTTGCTTCCCGTCACCGGAACACTCTGTTTTCCCACCTATATTTGCTTCACTTCATCAGCTAGAATGCTGGCTTTCTTTGCTCATCTTTCTGTGCTTGCTGCTCGGAGTCCAGGTGCTAAACCGTGTTCGTTCATTGGTGATGCTGTTGAGATCCCGGGGATCGCGCCGATAGCGCGATCCTCTGTTCCTCCTTTGCTTCTTGAGCCTGATAGTCTCTTTGAGAGGATTTTCATGGAGGATAGTCCAAATCTCACGAAGCTCAGTGGGATTTTCATTAACTCGTTTGAAGAACTTGAAGAGGACGCGCTCGCGGCGCTCAATGATGGAAGAGTGGTTCCCGGGTTGCCGCCGGTGGTTGCTCTTGGTCCCTCTGTGCCTTGTAAGTTTGAGAAG GCATCCTCGTCTAAGAATTGCTCAGGTTCTATAATGAAATGGCTTGATGAACAATCTGCAGAATCAGTGGTATATGTTTGCTTTGGAAACAAGACAGAGACAAGAAAAGAGCAAATTAAAGGTATTGCTAATGGGTTAATAGAATGTGGGTACAAGTTTTTGTGGGTGGTGAAGCTGAAGAAAGTTGAcaaggaagaggaggaggaattAGAAGGTGTGTTGGGAAATGAGCTCATGAGGAAGGTGGAGGAAAAAGGCATAGTTGTGAAGACATGGGTGGATCAGATGGAGATTGTAGGTCACCCAGCAGTGGGAGGGTTTGTGACACATGGTGGTTGGAACTCATTGGTGGAGGCTGTGTGGCATGGGGTGCCTATTCTGTCATGGCCCCATAATGGGGATCAGAAGATTTGCTCAGAGGTGGTGCAAATGTGTGGGGTGGGGATTTGGGCAGAGGAGTGGGGGTGGGGATCACTAGAGACAGTGGTGAATGGGGAGGAGATTGCAAAGGCAATCAAAGAGATGATGAGCAATGTGTCTTTGAGAATTAAAGCAAAAGAAATGAAGGATGCAGCTAGGAAGGCTGCTGGTATTGGTGGGAGTTGTGAGGTTAAAATCAAGAGACAAATTGAGGAGTGGACAGTGGAAGAGGGATCTTAA
- the LOC130736755 gene encoding uncharacterized protein LOC130736755 → MKNMVLETCSGKADPKEHLPYFNTKMVIIAASDAVKCRMFPATFKGTAMAWFTTLPRGSITNFRDFSSKFLVQFSARKTKQVTIEDLYNVRQSEGETLKQYEKRFSAASVKIEESEPNVCARSFKNGLQPGKLNSKLSRKPAKSMAEVRARANTYILDEEDDAFKRRRAKVEKDGEQRNVSPEDKPSKEKVEGSRRRDMKVRTGERAPKESLYPKKENFEQRRPWHQADPRRREEAGKSLNAHLTELLREVKAAHAVEGGERGADPPRTTTNKTKWCEYHRSAGHDTGDCFTLKNEIERLIRAGRSQLNERGDRWNGERKQGNKYRGSRKQDDRRREDRRHTPNTNKEETLAARKKGAEETFNKDLEPPVGTINTIAGGFSGGGVTASTRRRHARAVTSVQQYESPFGFKHPDIVSSTTDFEGFKTHKDDPIVVMIRINSFNVRRVLLDQCSSADIIYGDAFDQLGLTDKDLMPYTRTLVGFSGEQVWV, encoded by the coding sequence atgaagaatatgGTGCTGGAAACCTGCAGTGGAAAGGCTGATCCCAAGGAGCACCTGCCGTATTTCAACACAAAGATGGTGATCATCGCCGCTTCTGATGCGGtcaagtgcaggatgtttccggCCACGTTCAAAGGCACAGCAATGGCGTGGTTCACGACTCTACCACGAGGATCCATCACAAACTTTCGTGACTTTTCATCCAAATTCCTTGTCCAGTTCTCGGCGAGAAAAACTAAGCAGGTGACGATTGAAGATTTGTACAACGTGCGTCAATCTGAGGGCGAGACTTTGAAACAGTACGAGAAGCGGTTCAGTGCTGCATCAGTAAAGATAGAAGAATCCGAGCCAAATGTTTGTGCCCGCAGCTTTAAAAACGGATTGCAGCCAGGGAAGCTAAATAGTAAATTGAGCCGGAAGCCAGCCAAGTCAATGGCGGAGGTGAGAGCCCGGGCAAACACGTACATACTTGACGAGGAGGATGACGCTTTTAAGCGGAGACGCGCGAAGGTAGAGAAGGATGGCGAGCAGAGGAATGTGTCGCCAGAAGATAAGCCGAGCAAGGAGAAAGTAGAGGGAAGCAGAAGGCGGGACATGAAGGTTCGAACAGGGGAAAGGGCGCCGAAGGAATCTTTGTATcccaaaaaggaaaattttgagCAGCGCCGACCCTGGCATCAAGCAGACCCACGTCGCCGAGAGGAGGCAGGGAAAAGTTTGAACGCCCACCTGACAGAGCTGCTGCGTGAAGTCAAGGCAGCGCACGCAGTTGAAGGGGGCGAAAGAGGAGCTGACCCGCCGCGGACAACGACAAATAAgaccaagtggtgtgaatatcacCGCTCAGCAGGACATGACACTGGGGATTGCTTTACTTTGAAGAATGAGATTGAGAGACTCATCCGAGCGGGGAGGTCGCAGCTGAATGAACGCGGTGATCGTTGGAACGGAGAGCGAAAGCAGGGGAACAAGTACAGGGGGTCTCGCAAGCAAGATGATCGCCGGCGGGAAGATCGTCGCCACACGCCGAATACTAACAAAGAGGAGACGCTGGCCGCACGGAAGAAAGGAGCAGAGGAAACCTTTAATAAGGATCTTGAGCCACCGGTTGGCACGATAAATACAATTGCAGGCGGTTTCAGCGGGGGTGGCGTAACAGCTTCAACAAGGAGAAGACACGCTAGGGCGGTGACGTCGGTGCAACAATACGAATCTCCTTTTGGGTTCAAACATCCCGACATAGTAAGTTCAACGACAGACTTTGAGGGGTTTAAAACGCACAAGGATGACCCTATAGTCGTCATGATCAGGATCAATAGTTTCAATGTCCGCCGAGTCCTTCTGGACCAATGTAGCTCTGctgatatcatctatggagatgCATTCGATCAGTTGGGATTAACAGATAAAGATTTAATGCCTTATACAAGAACTCTGGTGGGGTTTTCAGGCGAGCAAGTTTGGGTGTAG
- the LOC130736757 gene encoding transcription factor RF2b-like, with protein sequence MEPNLIGAAPQTVEQNEQMSELWSHHQGAENTFYIAEDFDMNMLWNEVEHFDIPDFPSPPPPPSTVDMGMVSTGVEPNLIGATPQTVEENEQTSELLSHHQRALSENTFYIAEDFDMAMLWNESEDFDIPDFPSPPPPPSTVKTTVDIGMVSTGVVDGGQSGGGEKGVKQRHQRNFSVDMLSTVSFQGASSSTRGRTRTLTPERLAAIALVDPKKAKRLIMILCCRRSADKRKEKKKQHQSELEKQGKELEIQASNLSARVAQLKKETAEMATKKKELEIQIQGMTKTYQLQRVLKQKTEEEMDLLRIQTAQNAAIIDNHSYNGLVSQFSSQLAMNQVHHYLPPQLQVPQRPHLFMPMSMPPPPPPPQQPQLFMPPSPPQQPHIFMPLPSPSSPPSGHPFNGEFGPDFSNYNEELADNSNRK encoded by the exons ATGGAGCCAAACTTGATCGGAGCTGCGCCACAAACGGTGGAGCAGAATGAACAAATGTCAGAGTTGTGGTCCCATCATCAAGGGGCTGAAAACACATTCTATATTGCTGAAGACTTTGACATGAACATGCTTTGGAACGAGGTTGAGCACTTTGATATCCCGGACTTTCCATCCcctccgccaccaccatcaactGTCGATATGGGAATGGTTAGCACCGGAGTGGAGCCAAACTTGATTGGAGCTACGCCACAGACGGTGGAGGAGAATGAACAAACGTCAGAGTTGTTGTCCCATCATCAGAGGGCTTTATCTGAAAACACATTCTATATTGCTGAAGACTTTGACATGGCCATGCTTTGGAACGAGTCTGAGGACTTTGATATCCCAGACTTTCCATCCcctccgccaccaccatcaactGTCAAGACGACTGTCGATATCGGAATGGTTAGCACCGGAGTGGTAGACGGTGGgcagagtggtggtggtgagaaAGGTGTCAAGCAACGTCATCAGCGCAATTTTTCTGTTGACATGCTCTCCACAGTGTCATTTCAGGGTGCCTCGTCTTCTACTAGGGGGAGGACAAGGACCCTGACTCCTGAGCGATTGGCAGCAATTGCTCTAGTCGATCCAAAGAAAGCCAAGAGGTTGATAat GATTCTTTGTTGTCGGAGATCCGCTGATaaaagaaaggagaagaaaaagcAACATCAAAGTGAGCTGGAAAAACAGGGTAAGGAGCTTGAGATACAAGCAAGCAACCTCTCTGCACGTGTTGCCCAACTAAAG AAAGAAACCGCAGAAATGGCTACTAAAAAAAAGGAGCTAGAAATACAAATACAAGGCATGACTAAGACTTATCAACTTCAGAGAG TTCTCAAGCAGAAGACAGAGGAAGAAATGGATCTCCTCAGGATTCAAACTGCTCAGAATGCTGCTATTATTGACAATCATTCTTATAATGGTTTGGTCTCTCAGTTTTCTTCCCAATTAGCTATGAATCAGGTTCATCATTATCTACCACCCCAACTCCAGGTTCCTCAGCGACCACATCTCTTCATGCCAATGTCGATGCCAccgcctcctccacctcctcagCAACCGCAACTCTTCATGCCTCCATCTCCTCCTCAGCAACCACACATCTTCATGCCACTGCCGTCTCCTTCTTCACCTCCCTCTGGTCATCCTTTCAATGGTGAATTTGGCCCTGACTTCTCAAACTACAATGAGGAGCTAGCTGATAATAGCAACAGAAAGTGA
- the LOC130738589 gene encoding kunitz trypsin inhibitor 5-like encodes MKVAATMFQILPLFFLSLLILNTQPLLAAEPEPEPVVDKQGNPLEPGVGYYAWPLWADNGGLTLGRTRNKTCPLDIIRDPSKIGTPIEFHVADSDLGYIPTLTDLTVEMPILGSRCQEPKVWRLLKVGSGFWFLSTGGVAGNLVSKFKIERLAGEHAYEIYSFKFCPSVPGVLCAPVGTYEDADGTKVMAIGDDIETYYVRFQKASSTLAQKKNQDLSSV; translated from the coding sequence atgaagGTTGCAGCTACCATGTTTCAAATCCTTCCATTGTTCTTCCTTTCTCTTTTAATCCTCAACACTCAGCCACTTCTAGCAGctgaaccagaaccagaaccagtGGTTGATAAGCAAGGTAACCCTCTAGAACCAGGAGTAGGGTACTATGCTTGGCCACTCTGGGCTGACAATGGAGGCCTCACACTTGGTCGCACAAGGAACAAAACATGCCCACTTGATATAATCCGTGACCCTTCTAAAATTGGGACACCTATTGAATTTCATGTAGCAGATTCAGATCTTGGTTACATTCCAACACTCACTGATCTCACTGTGGAAATGCCTATATTGGGTAGCCGCTGCCAGGAACCAAAAGTGTGGAGGCTCTTGAAGGTGGGGTCAGGGTTCTGGTTTCTGAGCACTGGTGGTGTTGCTGGGAACCTTGTTAGCAAGTTCAAGATTGAGAGGCTTGCAGGAGAACATGCCTATGAGATCTATAGTTTCAAGTTCTGTCCCTCTGTGCCTGGTGTTCTGTGTGCTCCTGTAGGGACCTATGAAGATGCTGATGGGACCAAAGTTATGGCTATTGGGGATGACATTGAAACATATTATGTGAGGTTTCAGAAGGCTTCTTCTACATTAGCTCAGAAGAAGAACCAGGATCTTAGCAGTGTGTAA